The following are encoded in a window of Gossypium raimondii isolate GPD5lz chromosome 13, ASM2569854v1, whole genome shotgun sequence genomic DNA:
- the LOC105783080 gene encoding F-box protein PP2-B15 isoform X2 — MNLDLLPDDCFAHVLSLTSPIDACRISLVSSSIRISANSDNVWEKFLPPDYQQILTRLRHPLIFSSKKHLFFRLCNPHLIDGGLKTTGKKQYMLSARELNIAWADNPLFWSWKPFPTSRFVEAVELRTIWWLEIQGKINSGMLSPKTTYECYVIVKFVDRAYGLDFLPSKVTVEIGNLKSEGNVYLRQYESKKQCLETLWYSNRMELVLRSMAFRGIMEERVACKREDGWIEIELGSFYNNGGDNLEVKMSLKEVTGTHLKGGLVVEGIELRPKQQTTANHM, encoded by the exons ATGAATTTAGATCTTTTACCTGATGACTGCTTTGCACATGTTCTTTCCCTCACATCTCCCATTGATGCCTGTCGAATCTCGCTTGTTTCTTCCTCCATTCGGATTTCAGCTAACTCCGACAATGTTTGGGAAAAATTCCTGCCACCAGATTATCAACAAATTCTCACCAGGCTACGCCATCCTTTAATTTTCTCCTCCAAAAAACACTTGTTCTTCAGGTTATGTAACCCACATCTAATTGATGGAGGCCTTAAG ACAACAGGTAAAAAACAATATATGTTGAGTGCAAGGGAGTTGAACATAGCATGGGCCGACAACCCTCTCTTCTGGTCCTGGAAACCTTTCCCAACATCAAG GTTTGTCGAAGCAGTAGAACTTCGAACCATATGGTGGTTGGAAATCCAAGGCAAGATCAATTCTGGTATGCTGTCTCCAAAAACAACCTACGAGTGTTATGTTATTGTGAAATTTGTGGATCGTGCATATGGGTTAGATTTTTTGCCATCAAAAGTTACAGTGgaaattggaaatttgaaaTCAGAAGGGAATGTTTATCTACGGCAATACGAAAGTAAGAAACAATGTTTAGAAACACTCTGGTATTCGAACCGGATGGAATTAGTTCTAAGATCAATGGCCTTTAGAGGGATAATGGAAGAAAGGGTTGCTTGCAAACGTGAAGATGGATGGATTGAGATTGAATTGGgaagtttttataataatggAGGTGATAATTTAGAAGTAAAGATGTCACTAAAGGAAGTCACAGGAACGCACCTTAAAGGAGGGCTAGTTGTGGAGGGGATTGAGCTTAGGCCAAAGCAACAGACAACCGCCAATCATATGTGA
- the LOC105781078 gene encoding GPI-anchored protein LLG1, with translation MERNWLLSYLAILIVMAAASTSISDSDSVSLASTTRHLLQAKKACPIKFEFLNYTIITSECKGPKYPANRCCAAFKKFACPYAKQINDLTTDCASTMFSYINLYGKYPPGLFAAECREGKQGLKCPKSAPTR, from the exons atggAGAGAAATTGGTTGTTGTCTTATTTGGCAATTCTCATAGTTATGGCTGCTGCTTCTACTTCCATTTCTG ATAGTGACTCCGTTTCTCTCGCTTCTACAACCCGCCATCTGCTTCAGGCAAAGAAAG CTTGTCCTATTAAGTTTGAATTCCTGAATTATACGATCATAACGAGCGAATGCAAAGGGCCCAAATACCCAGCAAATCGCTGTTGTGCAGCGTTCAAGAAATTCGCATGCCCTTATGCAAAACAGATCAATGATTTGACAACCGATTGTGCTTCCACCATGTTCAGCTACATCAACCTTTACGGCAAATATCCGCCTGGTCTGTTCGCTGCGGAGTGCCGAGAAGGGAAGCAAGGTCTCAAATGCCCTAAATCTGCCCCCACCCGCTAA
- the LOC105783080 gene encoding F-box protein PP2-B15 isoform X1 → MNLDLLPDDCFAHVLSLTSPIDACRISLVSSSIRISANSDNVWEKFLPPDYQQILTRLRHPLIFSSKKHLFFRLCNPHLIDGGLKTFSLEKTTGKKQYMLSARELNIAWADNPLFWSWKPFPTSRFVEAVELRTIWWLEIQGKINSGMLSPKTTYECYVIVKFVDRAYGLDFLPSKVTVEIGNLKSEGNVYLRQYESKKQCLETLWYSNRMELVLRSMAFRGIMEERVACKREDGWIEIELGSFYNNGGDNLEVKMSLKEVTGTHLKGGLVVEGIELRPKQQTTANHM, encoded by the exons ATGAATTTAGATCTTTTACCTGATGACTGCTTTGCACATGTTCTTTCCCTCACATCTCCCATTGATGCCTGTCGAATCTCGCTTGTTTCTTCCTCCATTCGGATTTCAGCTAACTCCGACAATGTTTGGGAAAAATTCCTGCCACCAGATTATCAACAAATTCTCACCAGGCTACGCCATCCTTTAATTTTCTCCTCCAAAAAACACTTGTTCTTCAGGTTATGTAACCCACATCTAATTGATGGAGGCCTTAAG ACGTTTTCATTAGAGAAGACAACAGGTAAAAAACAATATATGTTGAGTGCAAGGGAGTTGAACATAGCATGGGCCGACAACCCTCTCTTCTGGTCCTGGAAACCTTTCCCAACATCAAG GTTTGTCGAAGCAGTAGAACTTCGAACCATATGGTGGTTGGAAATCCAAGGCAAGATCAATTCTGGTATGCTGTCTCCAAAAACAACCTACGAGTGTTATGTTATTGTGAAATTTGTGGATCGTGCATATGGGTTAGATTTTTTGCCATCAAAAGTTACAGTGgaaattggaaatttgaaaTCAGAAGGGAATGTTTATCTACGGCAATACGAAAGTAAGAAACAATGTTTAGAAACACTCTGGTATTCGAACCGGATGGAATTAGTTCTAAGATCAATGGCCTTTAGAGGGATAATGGAAGAAAGGGTTGCTTGCAAACGTGAAGATGGATGGATTGAGATTGAATTGGgaagtttttataataatggAGGTGATAATTTAGAAGTAAAGATGTCACTAAAGGAAGTCACAGGAACGCACCTTAAAGGAGGGCTAGTTGTGGAGGGGATTGAGCTTAGGCCAAAGCAACAGACAACCGCCAATCATATGTGA
- the LOC105784233 gene encoding probable protein phosphatase 2C 73 yields the protein MRQFSSMFNGLARSIRGKNSGNGDGKEAAEAMARDAKKNDLILRSSGSVNVDGSNNLASVFSKRGRKGVNQDCAIVWEEFGCQADMLFCGIFDGHGPWGHFVAKKVRESMPSSLLCNWQETLAQASLDPEIDLESDKKHQRFHIWKHSYLRTCAAVDHELEQHRKIDSFYSGTTALTIVRQGDLIYVANIGDSRAVLATTSDDGNLVPLQLTVDFKPNLPQEAERIVQCKGRVFCLHDEPGVHRVWLPDEESPGLAMSRAFGDYCIKDYGLISVPEVTQRHITCRDQFVVLATDGVWDVVSNQEAVQIVSSTPDKQKAAKQLVEYAVRAWKKKRKDIAMDDISAICLFFHSSPLS from the exons ATGAGGCAATTTTCTTCCATGTTCAATGGGTTAGCAAGGTCAATAAGAGGGAAAAATTCAGGGAATGGTGATGGAAAAGAAGCTGCTGAGGCAATGGCAAGGGATGCAAAGAAAAATGACCTGATTTTGAGGTCTTCTGGTTCTGTAAATGTCGATGGTTCCAACAATTTGGCCTCAGTTTTCTCCAAGAGAGGCAGGAAAGGAGTGAACCAGGATTGTGCCATTGTATGGGAG GAATTTGGATGTCAAGCAGACATGTTGTTTTGCGGCATATTTGATGGGCATGGTCCATGGGGTCATTTTGTAGCCAAAAAGGTTCGAGAATCAATGCCTTCATCGCTGCTTTGCAATTGGCAAGAAACTCTAGCTCAGGCATCCCTCGACCCGGAGATCGATTTAGAGTCTGATAAAAAGCATCAGAGGTTTCATATATGGAAGCATTCGTATCTGAGGACTTGTGCAGCAGTTGATCACGAGCTGGAGCAGCATAGGAAGATCGATTCCTTTTACAGTGGAACAACTGCCTTAACAATTGTCAGACAG GGTGACCTCATATATGTAGCCAACATTGGTGATTCTCGGGCTGTTCTGGCTACAACATCAGATGATGGAAACTTGGTTCCCCTTCAGCTTACCGTCGATTTCAAGCCGAATTTACCTC AGGAGGCCGAGCGAATAGTTCAGTGCAAAGGTCGAGTTTTCTGCCTGCATGATGAGCCAGGGGTGCACAGGGTTTGGCTACCTGATGAGGAGTCACCAGGGCTGGCGATGTCGAGAGCTTTCGGGGACTACTGCATAAAAGATTACGGTCTTATTTCGGTTCCAGAAGTCACACAAAGACATATAACCTGCAGAGACCAATTCGTGGTGCTGGCTACCGACGGG GTATGGGATGTTGTATCCAATCAGGAAGCAGTTCAAATAGTATCTTCGACACCGGACAAGCAGAAAGCAGCTAAGCAGCTAGTGGAGTATGCAGTCCGGGCTtggaaaaagaagaggaaggaCATTGCAATGGATGATATTTCAGCCATCTGCCTCTTCTTCCACTCTTCTCCCTTATCTTAG